In Massilia antarctica, the following are encoded in one genomic region:
- a CDS encoding TOMM precursor leader peptide-binding protein, which translates to MGFLGGKYARTPSTDAASSPINELAARTMVVRLTPSRVHLSLFPAAPARSTSACPECLDRRSLSTLTVDEQWSTQLGFPREQNGAPNLMGAALENIGLLSKSILRQNAPASSQAVYSVDLITQEVAVYELMRDSLCKQCADEEPVSQENAVLALRETLPARSGKSRMKSLLEYDLPTKALINPVCGSAGVHSIPGYVQSVTAPIFSQYVQRIPGVKPRIVGWSGFTTRTDESRTAGILESLERQAGMLATPKYTTVFGSYESLAERAMDPALCLAYNEESYSLPIGLTRYTPDLPIEWIWGHSLFSGRAILVPKQLVFYNRVPKTSTLKTIVHNNSSGCALGSCYEEAILKGLGELLERDSFVISWHRMLSLPRIDLADCPDLKTRLIMDRIKFLDFELTLLDGRLDMKIPTIIAVARRRDQDVGAMSVGAAASTDPNEAIRSALLEAASSIVELPVLYNNRKAKVDELLNDYYAVKSVTDHMSLYALPAMAEQVRWMDNSPVVRSVQETFQADRDWHSDGDIAGDLKKVLAELARCGMHEAVVVDLTTREQHKLGLKTVRVIVPGLAPIDFGHPRNRVESLPRAHSAPAAAGLACRVNAGDNPLPHPFP; encoded by the coding sequence GTGGGCTTTCTTGGTGGTAAATACGCACGCACTCCTTCTACCGACGCAGCTTCCTCCCCAATCAATGAACTTGCAGCGCGCACCATGGTGGTGAGGCTGACCCCGTCGCGCGTGCATCTATCCCTGTTTCCCGCTGCGCCCGCGCGCAGCACGTCAGCCTGTCCGGAATGCCTTGACCGGCGCTCCCTGTCGACACTGACGGTCGATGAACAATGGTCGACCCAGCTCGGTTTTCCACGCGAACAGAATGGCGCGCCGAATTTGATGGGCGCGGCCCTGGAGAATATCGGTTTGCTGAGCAAATCGATATTGCGGCAAAACGCGCCGGCATCTAGCCAGGCGGTCTACAGCGTCGATTTAATCACGCAGGAAGTCGCGGTCTACGAATTGATGCGCGACTCCCTCTGCAAACAGTGCGCCGATGAAGAACCCGTTTCACAGGAAAACGCCGTTTTGGCGCTGCGTGAAACCTTGCCCGCACGCAGTGGGAAAAGCCGGATGAAGAGTTTGCTGGAATATGACCTTCCAACCAAGGCGCTGATTAACCCTGTGTGCGGTTCGGCCGGGGTGCATTCCATTCCGGGTTATGTACAGTCGGTTACCGCCCCGATATTTTCCCAATACGTGCAGAGAATACCCGGGGTCAAGCCGCGGATCGTCGGGTGGAGCGGATTTACCACGCGCACCGACGAAAGCCGGACCGCCGGTATTCTCGAATCCCTGGAACGCCAGGCCGGCATGCTGGCCACACCGAAATACACCACCGTATTCGGCAGTTATGAAAGCCTGGCGGAGCGGGCGATGGATCCGGCGCTGTGCCTTGCCTATAATGAAGAGAGTTATTCGCTGCCGATCGGACTGACCCGTTATACCCCGGATTTGCCGATTGAATGGATCTGGGGCCACTCGCTGTTTTCCGGGCGCGCGATCCTGGTGCCGAAACAGCTGGTTTTTTATAATCGCGTCCCCAAGACCAGCACATTGAAAACGATTGTGCATAATAATTCAAGCGGCTGCGCGCTCGGGTCTTGCTATGAAGAGGCCATCCTCAAAGGCTTGGGCGAACTGCTGGAACGGGATAGCTTTGTTATTTCATGGCATCGCATGCTATCACTGCCGCGCATCGACCTTGCCGACTGCCCGGACTTGAAGACACGCCTGATCATGGACCGGATCAAGTTCCTCGATTTCGAGCTGACCTTGCTCGATGGGCGGCTGGATATGAAAATTCCGACCATTATCGCGGTCGCGCGCCGCCGCGACCAGGACGTGGGCGCCATGTCGGTCGGGGCGGCGGCCAGCACCGATCCCAACGAGGCGATCCGCAGCGCGCTGCTGGAAGCGGCATCGTCGATCGTCGAGTTGCCGGTCTTGTATAACAACCGCAAGGCGAAAGTCGACGAACTGCTTAACGATTATTACGCGGTGAAATCGGTGACCGACCATATGTCGCTGTATGCACTGCCCGCCATGGCCGAGCAAGTACGCTGGATGGATAACAGTCCGGTGGTGCGCAGCGTCCAGGAGACGTTCCAGGCCGACCGCGACTGGCATTCCGATGGCGATATCGCTGGCGACTTGAAAAAAGTGCTCGCTGAACTGGCGCGCTGCGGCATGCATGAAGCCGTGGTGGTCGACTTGACTACGCGCGAGCAGCACAAGCTCGGTCTGAAAACGGTGCGCGTCATCGTTCCCGGCCTGGCGCCGATCGACTTCGGCCATCCGCGCAACCGGGTGGAGAGCCTGCCCCGGGCGCATTCGGCGCCGGCAGCCGCGGGCCTTGCCTGCCGGGTCAATGCCGGCGACAACCCGCTACCGCATCCCTTCCCTTAA
- a CDS encoding ABC transporter permease yields the protein MLSQLRQIWAVIQINLLSLKHRRWTSVSGCVAIALAVFVLLGALALDNGFRHELNNSGASDVAVVLRAGAGSEVNSSLDREQQDMLATLVELAGKPGKPAVMSPELYINVDVVKKSSKLKANVSLRGITATALQVRRGVKLAEGRLFQPGSNEIVVGRGVNQEFEGLGLGQQLRLHGTNWTVVGIFEAAGSVFESEVWADLRVVQGLLNQGNTIQTVRIGVGLPDQIAELVAAAKKNPRLTVDIKSEQDYYAAQAKESTDLITLFGKPLAVLMALGALAGALNTMYASVAERGREITTLRILGYGRFSAFAGTLAESLVLAGAGAVIGGVAAFAVFNNMSSSMLGAGLSTVVFKMSLSSAQLIEAAWWAIIIGLVGGIFPAFRASRQALALGIVE from the coding sequence ATGCTTTCACAACTGCGTCAGATTTGGGCGGTTATCCAAATCAATCTGCTTAGCCTCAAGCACCGCCGCTGGACCTCCGTTTCGGGCTGCGTGGCCATCGCATTGGCGGTGTTCGTCCTGTTGGGTGCGCTTGCGCTGGATAATGGATTCCGGCACGAACTCAATAACAGCGGGGCGAGCGATGTGGCTGTCGTGCTGCGCGCCGGCGCCGGAAGTGAAGTTAACAGCTCGCTCGACCGGGAGCAGCAAGACATGCTGGCCACCTTGGTCGAGCTGGCGGGCAAGCCGGGAAAACCGGCCGTGATGTCGCCCGAGTTGTACATCAATGTCGATGTCGTCAAGAAGTCGAGCAAGCTCAAGGCAAACGTTTCCTTGCGCGGCATTACGGCGACCGCCTTGCAGGTGCGTCGCGGCGTCAAGCTTGCAGAGGGCAGGTTGTTTCAACCGGGCAGCAACGAAATCGTCGTGGGGCGTGGCGTCAACCAGGAGTTCGAGGGACTCGGGTTGGGCCAGCAGCTGCGCCTGCATGGCACTAACTGGACCGTGGTCGGCATTTTCGAGGCTGCCGGCAGTGTATTCGAATCGGAGGTCTGGGCTGATTTGCGGGTCGTCCAGGGCTTGCTGAACCAGGGAAATACAATTCAAACGGTGCGCATTGGCGTGGGCCTCCCCGATCAGATCGCCGAATTGGTGGCGGCGGCGAAAAAGAATCCGCGGCTGACGGTAGATATCAAATCGGAACAGGATTATTACGCGGCCCAGGCCAAGGAAAGCACCGATCTGATCACCTTGTTCGGCAAACCGCTCGCCGTGCTGATGGCATTGGGCGCCCTGGCTGGCGCGCTCAATACGATGTACGCCTCGGTCGCCGAGCGCGGACGGGAAATCACCACCTTGCGCATTCTCGGCTACGGACGCTTCTCCGCATTTGCCGGGACCCTGGCCGAGTCGCTGGTGCTGGCGGGCGCAGGCGCAGTAATCGGCGGTGTCGCGGCGTTTGCCGTGTTTAACAATATGAGCAGTTCCATGTTGGGCGCGGGCTTGTCGACCGTCGTCTTCAAGATGAGTTTATCCAGCGCCCAGCTCATTGAAGCGGCGTGGTGGGCAATCATCATCGGCCTGGTCGGGGGCATCTTCCCGGCATTTCGGGCGAGCCGGCAAGCCCTGGCCCTTGGCATTGTCGAGTAA
- a CDS encoding ABC transporter permease, with product MNKFTLVRKNLLRQPMKFLLLYVVILVAFLLFGMLESVQGFLASGGGAAKQSDRLMVSNLTSFTQPLPFAYVERVATIEGVKDVSYMAWFGGYYKEPGNALISFAVEPDSYLRLYPELQLSPEQRASFLRERTGVIVGQQVAEQFGWKLGQRVTLSSSIYFSTTGSRHWEFLVTGIYANAKKGGNESSVYFHYDYFNDTRTSGKDKVGTIVVLAKDAGQNDKIAAAIDAKFANSGDETATVSETQFFKAFLAQFGNIGMIVSIVVGAAFCSMLLVVGNTLMMTWRARTREIAVLKALGFPSSHIVQLVVGESVLLSMAGGASGLVLAWGIVGALKQNSSFASLTMSSSVWIAGLGIAFGLGAITAASPVWRALRVNVIDGLGKV from the coding sequence ATGAATAAATTCACCCTGGTTCGCAAGAACCTGTTGCGTCAACCCATGAAGTTCTTGCTGCTGTACGTGGTCATCCTGGTGGCGTTTCTCTTGTTCGGCATGCTGGAATCCGTGCAGGGTTTCCTGGCTAGCGGCGGCGGGGCGGCCAAACAGAGCGATCGCCTGATGGTGTCGAACCTGACCAGTTTTACGCAGCCGCTGCCGTTCGCGTATGTGGAGCGGGTCGCCACCATCGAGGGCGTCAAGGATGTCTCGTACATGGCGTGGTTCGGCGGCTACTATAAAGAGCCGGGCAATGCGCTGATCTCCTTCGCGGTCGAGCCGGACTCCTATCTCAGGCTCTATCCCGAGCTGCAACTGTCGCCCGAGCAGCGCGCCAGCTTCTTGCGTGAACGTACCGGTGTGATTGTCGGTCAGCAGGTGGCCGAGCAATTCGGATGGAAACTCGGCCAGCGTGTGACTTTGTCGAGCAGCATCTATTTTTCGACAACGGGATCGCGTCACTGGGAGTTTCTGGTCACGGGGATTTATGCGAACGCGAAAAAGGGCGGCAACGAATCATCGGTTTACTTCCATTACGATTATTTCAATGACACCAGGACATCGGGCAAGGACAAGGTTGGCACCATTGTCGTGCTGGCGAAAGATGCCGGGCAAAACGACAAGATCGCGGCCGCCATCGATGCGAAGTTCGCCAACTCGGGCGATGAAACCGCGACGGTCAGCGAAACCCAGTTTTTCAAGGCCTTCCTGGCGCAGTTCGGCAATATCGGCATGATTGTCTCGATTGTCGTGGGGGCGGCGTTTTGTTCCATGTTGCTGGTCGTTGGTAATACCTTGATGATGACCTGGCGCGCACGCACGCGTGAAATTGCCGTTCTCAAGGCGCTCGGCTTTCCCTCGTCTCATATTGTGCAGCTGGTCGTGGGCGAGTCGGTCTTGCTGTCGATGGCCGGCGGCGCCAGCGGCCTCGTGCTCGCCTGGGGGATCGTCGGCGCCTTGAAGCAAAATTCCAGCTTCGCCTCGCTGACGATGTCCTCGTCCGTCTGGATCGCCGGCCTGGGCATTGCCTTTGGGCTCGGTGCGATTACCGCCGCATCCCCCGTTTGGCGCGCCCTGCGCGTGAACGTCATCGATGGTCTAGGAAAGGTCTGA
- a CDS encoding ABC transporter ATP-binding protein, translating into MSMTDYFRLQNVDKNYKRGKELIPIFNNLTIDIKEGDFVAVMGPSGSGKSTLLNLLGGLDRVSSGSLHFRNTELSQYKESQLTDWRANNVGFIFQSYNLMPMLSASHNVELPLLLTKLGKTQRASHVKTALDIVGLSDRAKHYPKEMSGGQQQRVAIARALVADPSLLLCDEPTGDLDRSTADEVLGLLQVLNREHGKTIVMVTHDPAASAYAKRVLHLDKGKFIERAAFHE; encoded by the coding sequence ATGAGCATGACCGATTATTTTCGCTTGCAAAATGTTGATAAGAACTATAAACGGGGCAAAGAGCTCATTCCGATTTTTAATAATCTGACGATCGATATCAAGGAAGGCGATTTTGTGGCGGTCATGGGCCCTTCCGGATCCGGCAAGAGCACGCTCTTGAATTTGCTGGGGGGACTGGACCGGGTCAGCAGCGGCTCGCTACACTTTCGCAATACCGAGTTGAGCCAGTATAAAGAGAGTCAATTGACCGACTGGCGGGCCAATAATGTCGGCTTCATTTTTCAGTCGTACAACCTGATGCCGATGCTGAGCGCCTCGCACAACGTCGAGCTGCCCTTGCTGCTCACTAAACTCGGCAAGACGCAGCGCGCTTCGCATGTGAAGACGGCACTCGATATCGTCGGCTTGAGCGATCGCGCCAAGCACTATCCCAAGGAAATGTCGGGCGGCCAGCAGCAGCGCGTGGCGATTGCCCGGGCCCTGGTGGCCGATCCCTCCCTGCTGTTATGCGATGAACCGACGGGCGACCTGGACCGCAGCACGGCCGATGAAGTGCTGGGATTATTGCAGGTGCTGAATCGCGAACACGGCAAGACCATCGTGATGGTGACCCACGATCCGGCGGCGTCGGCATATGCCAAACGCGTGCTGCATCTGGATAAGGGTAAGTTTATCGAGCGGGCGGCCTTTCATGAATAA
- a CDS encoding efflux RND transporter periplasmic adaptor subunit, translated as MTGINSKLALLKIDRSEVAEAAPGRRKLAMLGIAGVVVCALAAGWFGATRFRAVAAPTATAPPASAPAPAGVPAGRLTASGFVTARRRTTVASEVTGRLREVRVEEGQQVRSGQVLAVLDSSVIDREVTMLQARLASSQSAAQAAAADLADAQDTLARTTKLSATGFLSTASLNHDRRRVDSLHAQLARGNSDIVAARADTARLQAQRGQYEIRAPFSGVVVDRNAQSGEIVSPISGAGGFTRTGICTIVDMDSLEIQADINEAFIGQVHEGQTVDAILDAYPKQVIAARVLAIIPTVNRDKASVRVRIAFLNNDRRVLPDMAVKVSFNQSTTTRE; from the coding sequence ATGACAGGCATAAACAGCAAGCTGGCGTTGTTGAAGATCGATCGCAGCGAGGTGGCCGAAGCGGCACCCGGCCGGCGCAAGCTGGCGATGCTTGGGATTGCAGGCGTTGTCGTGTGCGCGCTGGCGGCCGGGTGGTTCGGCGCGACCCGTTTCAGGGCCGTGGCGGCGCCCACGGCGACAGCGCCGCCGGCCAGCGCGCCGGCGCCGGCCGGGGTGCCCGCCGGACGCTTGACCGCTTCGGGATTCGTGACCGCGCGCCGGCGCACGACGGTGGCGTCCGAAGTCACCGGGCGCCTGCGCGAAGTGCGGGTCGAGGAAGGGCAGCAAGTGCGTAGCGGCCAGGTGCTGGCGGTACTCGATTCGAGCGTGATCGACCGCGAAGTGACCATGCTGCAGGCGCGCCTGGCATCGAGCCAGTCCGCCGCGCAGGCCGCCGCTGCCGATCTGGCCGATGCCCAGGACACCCTGGCCCGGACGACCAAGCTCAGCGCCACCGGTTTCCTCAGTACCGCGAGTTTGAATCACGACCGCCGCCGGGTCGACAGCCTGCACGCGCAACTGGCACGAGGCAATAGCGATATCGTTGCCGCCCGCGCCGATACGGCGCGCCTGCAGGCCCAGCGCGGCCAATACGAGATCCGCGCGCCGTTTTCTGGTGTGGTGGTCGACCGCAATGCGCAATCCGGAGAAATCGTCTCGCCCATCTCCGGGGCGGGCGGCTTTACGCGCACCGGCATCTGCACGATTGTCGATATGGATAGCCTGGAAATCCAGGCCGACATCAATGAGGCTTTCATCGGCCAGGTGCACGAAGGACAAACGGTCGATGCCATCCTCGATGCCTACCCCAAGCAAGTGATTGCCGCGAGGGTGCTGGCGATTATTCCGACCGTCAATCGCGACAAGGCCTCCGTTCGCGTTCGCATCGCTTTCCTCAACAATGACCGCAGGGTACTCCCCGACATGGCGGTCAAAGTTTCATTCAATCAGAGTACGACAACAAGGGAATGA
- a CDS encoding coproporphyrinogen-III oxidase family protein, which translates to MSSSISVSAIRPAAQRAPELTPESIRALITSGAQGRADNKLLIYIHIPFCSSKCHFCDWVVGYSKADLLDTGELRSRYVEALCTQIREYAPTLRAANYRVSNVYWGGGTPTRLTPQQMALIHDTLADCIDLSGVAEYSMECSPETVSAGHLELMVPRGLNRISAGAQSFDPQILRKMGRAHSSDQIERALRTFREGGLTNFNLDLIAGFPGQSAESLFDSIQRTIDAGVPHVSLYMFREFSSDLVVVRQLTSGSVKQVSSDERSALYFAAKAMLEQAGFEEYVVGYFAKGEQFRFNSEDYYFAMRGDYFGFGAGAASTIGRCTFKSGEAFRYGDSNVRTYIDAPAAMGMAPLKFVPDVAYTDGYFKAFATPEGINFSRFREQFGFDFKALRAARPAIREWFAEREKNGAVFIETAEGIALSPETWIPTMIWRR; encoded by the coding sequence ATGAGCTCGAGTATATCTGTCAGCGCAATACGGCCTGCGGCCCAGCGTGCGCCTGAGTTGACCCCGGAATCGATCCGGGCGCTGATCACATCGGGCGCCCAGGGGCGCGCCGACAATAAGCTGCTGATCTACATCCATATTCCCTTTTGTAGCTCGAAATGTCATTTCTGCGACTGGGTGGTCGGCTATAGCAAGGCCGACCTGCTCGACACGGGAGAATTGCGCAGCCGCTATGTTGAGGCGCTGTGCACCCAGATCAGGGAATATGCCCCGACCTTGCGCGCGGCGAACTACCGGGTCAGCAATGTGTACTGGGGCGGCGGCACGCCGACCCGGCTGACCCCGCAGCAAATGGCGCTCATTCACGATACCCTGGCCGACTGCATCGATCTATCCGGCGTGGCCGAGTATTCGATGGAATGCAGTCCCGAGACGGTCAGCGCCGGGCACCTTGAATTGATGGTCCCGCGTGGCCTGAACCGCATCAGCGCCGGGGCCCAGTCTTTCGATCCGCAGATCTTGCGCAAAATGGGACGCGCCCATTCGTCCGACCAGATCGAACGCGCGCTGCGGACCTTCCGCGAGGGGGGATTGACCAATTTCAATCTCGACCTGATCGCCGGCTTCCCCGGTCAATCGGCCGAGAGCCTGTTCGATTCCATCCAGCGCACCATCGACGCCGGCGTGCCGCATGTGAGCCTGTATATGTTCCGCGAATTCTCGTCCGATCTGGTGGTGGTGCGCCAGCTGACGTCCGGATCGGTCAAGCAGGTGTCAAGCGATGAACGCTCGGCCCTGTATTTCGCGGCCAAGGCGATGCTCGAACAAGCCGGCTTCGAGGAATACGTGGTCGGCTATTTCGCCAAGGGCGAGCAGTTCCGCTTCAATTCGGAAGACTATTATTTCGCCATGCGCGGCGACTATTTCGGATTCGGGGCCGGCGCGGCGTCCACCATCGGCCGTTGCACCTTCAAGTCCGGCGAGGCATTCCGCTATGGCGACTCGAACGTGCGCACGTATATCGATGCGCCAGCCGCAATGGGCATGGCACCCCTGAAGTTCGTTCCGGATGTGGCCTACACGGACGGCTACTTCAAGGCATTCGCCACACCGGAGGGCATCAATTTCAGCCGCTTTCGCGAGCAGTTCGGATTCGATTTCAAGGCATTGCGCGCGGCGCGTCCGGCCATCCGGGAATGGTTCGCCGAACGCGAAAAAAACGGAGCCGTGTTTATCGAGACCGCGGAGGGCATCGCACTGAGCCCCGAGACCTGGATTCCCACGATGATCTGGCGACGCTGA
- a CDS encoding ABC transporter permease, which produces MEVVQDTMRAPATMSAQQTMQIYMKELKYELTKLLRERSYIFSIFGFPIAFFVVFGLANDGQLFHGYPVTRYLIASYSCFGAMGAALFAIGGGLAAERGNGWLELKRASPMPIHAYLFSKLCASVLFAITLALILLGIASLSINLQMSVLDGLHFLLAVAGGAITFASLGVLMGLLMPANAGGMINFVYLPLSLCGGLWMPLEMLPVWLQQAAPLLPSYHYSRLTLHTLGYFNESEPKSWLILALYALVFSSIAAWLFRRQEATR; this is translated from the coding sequence ATGGAAGTGGTCCAGGACACCATGCGCGCGCCGGCAACGATGAGCGCGCAGCAAACGATGCAGATCTATATGAAGGAACTGAAATACGAGCTGACCAAGCTGTTGCGTGAACGCTCGTACATCTTTTCCATCTTCGGTTTTCCGATCGCTTTTTTTGTCGTGTTTGGCCTCGCCAATGACGGCCAATTATTTCATGGCTATCCGGTCACCAGGTACCTGATCGCAAGCTACTCGTGTTTCGGCGCCATGGGTGCAGCCTTGTTTGCCATCGGCGGCGGCCTCGCGGCCGAGCGCGGCAACGGCTGGCTCGAACTCAAGCGCGCCTCGCCCATGCCGATTCACGCCTACCTGTTTTCGAAACTGTGCGCCAGCGTGTTGTTTGCCATCACGCTCGCCCTGATCTTGCTCGGCATCGCCAGCCTGTCCATCAATTTGCAGATGTCGGTTCTCGATGGCTTGCATTTCCTGCTGGCCGTCGCGGGTGGCGCGATCACCTTCGCCAGTCTTGGCGTCTTGATGGGATTGCTCATGCCGGCCAATGCCGGTGGCATGATCAATTTCGTCTATCTGCCTTTATCGCTGTGCGGCGGCCTGTGGATGCCTTTGGAAATGCTGCCGGTCTGGTTGCAGCAAGCGGCGCCGTTGCTGCCGTCCTATCACTACTCGCGCCTGACCTTGCACACCTTGGGCTACTTCAATGAATCGGAGCCGAAGTCCTGGCTGATCCTGGCCCTGTACGCGCTGGTCTTTTCAAGCATCGCGGCGTGGCTGTTCCGCCGGCAGGAAGCGACACGATAA
- a CDS encoding ABC transporter ATP-binding protein: MMPLKVLHENESHEQHAMPQSQARPENVIASLASVTKQFGQHTAVDELSLNLYQGEVVALLGQNGAGKTTAVRMMLGLTEPTSGEVRIFGRDPRERAARMRIGAMLQVGAVPEHLYVREHIDLFSSYYPNPLPAAEVMAIAGLTGLENRRFGKLSGGEKQRVLFGVALCGNPDLLFLDEPTVGMDIETRQALWSQIRQFAARGKTVLLTTHYLEEADALATRVVVVQKGKLIAEGTPAQIKATQGHKNIRCRTVLELAFIAALPSVITVRREGPVTHIAVSESESVARALMLHDAALSDLEINNVALETAFLALTASAGKS; the protein is encoded by the coding sequence ATGATGCCGTTAAAAGTGTTACACGAGAACGAATCGCATGAACAACACGCCATGCCGCAGAGCCAGGCGCGGCCGGAAAACGTGATCGCCAGTCTGGCATCGGTGACCAAGCAATTCGGCCAGCATACCGCCGTTGACGAGCTTTCGCTCAATCTCTACCAGGGCGAAGTCGTCGCGCTGCTGGGACAAAATGGAGCGGGAAAGACCACCGCCGTACGCATGATGCTTGGGCTGACCGAGCCGACCTCGGGGGAAGTTCGGATTTTCGGCCGCGATCCGCGCGAGCGTGCCGCGCGCATGCGCATCGGCGCCATGCTGCAGGTGGGCGCCGTTCCCGAGCATCTGTATGTGCGCGAACACATCGATTTATTCAGCAGCTATTACCCCAACCCCTTGCCGGCTGCGGAAGTGATGGCGATCGCCGGCCTGACCGGACTCGAGAACCGGCGTTTCGGAAAATTGTCCGGCGGCGAGAAGCAGCGCGTGCTGTTCGGCGTGGCGCTGTGCGGCAATCCCGATCTGCTTTTCCTCGACGAACCGACGGTCGGCATGGATATCGAAACCAGGCAGGCGCTGTGGAGCCAGATCCGCCAATTCGCCGCGCGCGGCAAAACTGTGCTGCTGACGACCCACTACCTGGAGGAAGCCGACGCGCTGGCCACGCGCGTGGTCGTGGTGCAAAAGGGGAAATTGATTGCCGAGGGAACACCGGCGCAAATCAAGGCCACCCAGGGCCACAAGAATATCCGTTGCCGCACCGTCCTGGAACTCGCTTTCATCGCCGCGCTGCCTTCAGTCATTACGGTACGGCGCGAGGGACCGGTGACCCATATTGCGGTGAGCGAATCGGAAAGCGTGGCGCGCGCGCTGATGCTGCACGACGCCGCGCTGAGCGATCTCGAAATCAATAACGTCGCCCTGGAAACGGCCTTCCTTGCGCTCACCGCCAGTGCCGGCAAATCGTAA